The Saprospiraceae bacterium genome includes a window with the following:
- a CDS encoding RecX family transcriptional regulator — MNKQYWSRDEAVLNIQKYCALQERCHQEVRFKLIEHGIYGDLLEELIADLISNDFLNEERFAKTYARGKFRMKNWGRNKIMHELKLRKVSNYCINEALKEIDENDYIQILEKIIEKKITSATFKNQFDRLKKLTDFALSKGYEYEIIQDVIKKI, encoded by the coding sequence ATGAATAAACAATATTGGTCTCGTGATGAGGCTGTACTCAATATTCAAAAGTATTGTGCTTTACAAGAACGATGCCATCAGGAAGTTAGATTCAAACTGATCGAGCATGGAATCTATGGAGATTTACTTGAAGAGCTTATTGCAGATCTTATTTCCAATGATTTTCTCAACGAAGAAAGATTTGCAAAGACTTATGCAAGAGGAAAGTTCAGAATGAAAAATTGGGGAAGAAATAAAATCATGCATGAGTTAAAACTCAGAAAAGTGTCAAATTACTGTATCAATGAAGCACTTAAGGAAATTGATGAGAACGATTATATTCAGATTTTGGAAAAAATAATAGAAAAGAAAATTACATCTGCCACTTTCAAAAATCAATTTGACAGACTAAAAAAACTTACTGACTTTGCACTTTCGAAGGGTTATGAATATGAAATCATTCAAGATGTAATTAAAAAGATTTAA